One Staphylococcus ratti DNA segment encodes these proteins:
- a CDS encoding FAD/NAD(P)-binding protein, with protein sequence MKVAIIGMGTAGVSVLRHLVKFKKFKKLEVDVYDNARNMGQGKPFQDDSEDLLTNVPVDMISLNQDNLNEFKEWYEAQQQFDYGKNVEYLPRFVFGHYMKSQLETFNSTYENLNIINEEVTHMYIEEASNQILLQSINVCTENDITSCKKYDYVFLTIGTMSYNDPYQLKGTTNYIQSPYPANRTLEEVREDDDIAIIGSGLASLDVIRYIVNHHKKKPIVVASRSGKMPSVRGEMIEITLKHVTPENFDDLKQRHMGFVPLENAIALFKQECEDYQIPLQKLLKRRKYDPIRDLNYDLNHPEAVGTLQSLLEAIKENMDWIWNSFSREDQERFIHKYQRYIVENSNPMPQETAKLVVKEIKDGNIKVLSGLESVRHYYGKFRLGFKQSDEEIKVNVVINATGSKKHLAQLDDDDALLLDIANRQIVQPHPMGGIQIVPTTNEVISPLYGTLNNLRAIGQTTNGVNYHRNGVPAIVQQAVRSVENLYETLKALKTLEKERDKSEKTNKDKYKKKDKDKKKKDKKKKNKKNKK encoded by the coding sequence ATGAAGGTAGCAATCATAGGGATGGGGACTGCAGGCGTTAGCGTATTAAGGCATTTAGTAAAGTTTAAGAAATTTAAAAAATTAGAAGTGGATGTATATGATAATGCACGAAATATGGGACAAGGGAAGCCGTTTCAAGATGATAGTGAAGATTTATTAACGAATGTTCCTGTTGATATGATTTCTTTAAATCAAGATAACCTTAATGAGTTTAAAGAATGGTATGAAGCACAACAACAATTTGATTATGGTAAAAATGTTGAATATTTGCCACGTTTTGTCTTTGGCCATTATATGAAAAGTCAATTAGAGACATTTAACAGTACTTATGAAAATCTCAACATTATTAATGAAGAAGTGACACATATGTACATAGAAGAAGCAAGCAACCAAATTCTTCTACAATCGATTAATGTGTGTACGGAAAATGACATTACTTCTTGTAAAAAATATGACTACGTTTTCTTAACTATTGGTACGATGAGTTATAATGATCCGTATCAACTTAAAGGTACAACAAATTATATTCAATCACCATACCCAGCCAATCGCACCCTTGAAGAAGTCCGAGAAGATGATGACATCGCCATTATAGGAAGCGGACTTGCAAGTTTAGATGTAATTCGATATATCGTCAATCATCATAAAAAGAAACCGATAGTAGTGGCAAGTCGTAGTGGTAAAATGCCTAGTGTACGTGGGGAAATGATAGAGATAACATTAAAGCATGTGACCCCTGAAAACTTTGATGACTTAAAGCAACGCCATATGGGGTTTGTACCGCTAGAAAATGCGATTGCTTTATTTAAACAAGAATGTGAAGATTATCAAATTCCATTACAAAAATTACTGAAACGCAGAAAATATGACCCTATACGTGATTTGAATTATGATTTGAATCATCCTGAAGCAGTCGGAACATTGCAAAGTTTGTTAGAAGCAATTAAGGAAAATATGGATTGGATATGGAATAGCTTTAGTAGGGAAGATCAAGAGCGGTTCATTCATAAATACCAAAGATATATAGTAGAAAATTCGAATCCTATGCCGCAAGAAACTGCTAAATTAGTAGTTAAAGAAATTAAAGATGGCAACATAAAAGTGCTTTCCGGACTAGAAAGTGTCCGCCATTATTACGGGAAATTTCGACTTGGATTTAAACAAAGTGATGAAGAAATCAAAGTGAATGTTGTCATTAATGCTACAGGATCTAAAAAGCATTTGGCTCAATTAGATGACGACGATGCATTATTGTTAGATATTGCAAATCGTCAAATCGTGCAACCGCACCCAATGGGGGGCATTCAAATAGTACCAACTACCAATGAAGTGATCAGTCCATTATATGGCACGTTAAACAATTTGAGAGCGATAGGTCAAACGACGAATGGTGTAAACTATCATCGAAATGGCGTACCTGCAATTGTGCAGCAAGCGGTACGATCAGTTGAAAATCTTTACGAAACGTTAAAAGCTTTGAAAACGTTAGAAAAAGAGCGTGACAAATCTGAAAAAACGAATAAAGATAAGTACAAAAAGAAAGATAAAGATAAAAAGAAAAAAGACAAGAAAAAGAAAAATAAGAAAAATAAAAAGTAA
- the ribD gene encoding bifunctional diaminohydroxyphosphoribosylaminopyrimidine deaminase/5-amino-6-(5-phosphoribosylamino)uracil reductase RibD, protein MTNYLDKAITLAEMVEGQTSCNPPVGAIIVKDGRIIGMGAHLKQGERHAEIQAIDMAGAEHVEGSTMYVSLEPCSHFGKTPPCAKRIIETGIARVIYAARDVTLPATGHRMMEEAGVKVDYRPHPRSERLYQPFFESKKSETPIVTVKVSASIDGKQATDHNESQWITNPDVKTDVFQLRHHHDAIITGSGTLHSDNPSLTVRRENGHHPTRVILSRSGKIQWDAQLFHDHQAPIFIYTENAQLQTSLSHVEIVYLERCEVSAILKDLYQKGFGRVLVEAGPNVTSQFLSSNMITHFILYLAPKLIGGQGLNQFYQTDEIKKLNHLHQFEIVETSLIDTNVKIHMKRK, encoded by the coding sequence TTGACGAATTATTTAGATAAAGCGATAACTTTAGCTGAAATGGTAGAAGGCCAAACGAGTTGCAACCCCCCAGTTGGCGCGATTATCGTTAAAGATGGTCGCATTATAGGTATGGGGGCACATTTAAAACAAGGTGAGCGCCATGCTGAAATTCAAGCAATTGATATGGCAGGTGCTGAACATGTCGAAGGTTCAACGATGTATGTTTCACTTGAGCCATGTTCACATTTTGGTAAAACACCCCCATGTGCAAAGCGAATTATAGAAACAGGGATTGCTCGCGTCATATATGCAGCGAGGGATGTCACTTTACCAGCTACAGGACATCGTATGATGGAAGAAGCAGGTGTTAAAGTAGATTATCGACCGCATCCAAGAAGTGAGCGCCTGTATCAACCTTTTTTTGAAAGTAAAAAAAGTGAAACACCTATTGTGACAGTTAAAGTGAGCGCGAGTATAGATGGCAAACAAGCTACGGATCATAACGAAAGTCAATGGATTACAAATCCTGATGTCAAAACGGATGTTTTTCAACTCAGACATCATCATGATGCGATTATAACGGGCTCTGGCACGTTACATAGTGATAATCCAAGTTTGACTGTACGCCGAGAAAATGGTCATCATCCGACGCGTGTCATACTTTCTCGAAGTGGGAAAATACAATGGGACGCTCAGTTGTTTCACGACCATCAAGCACCCATATTTATATATACAGAAAACGCACAACTTCAAACATCTCTTTCACATGTAGAAATTGTTTATCTTGAAAGGTGTGAAGTGAGTGCGATTTTAAAAGATTTATACCAAAAAGGGTTTGGACGTGTTCTTGTCGAAGCAGGTCCTAATGTAACCTCACAATTTTTATCATCTAATATGATAACCCATTTTATTTTATATTTAGCCCCGAAATTAATAGGTGGACAAGGTTTAAACCAGTTTTATCAAACTGATGAAATTAAGAAGTTAAACCACCTCCATCAATTTGAAATTGTTGAGACATCATTAATAGATACGAATGTGAAAATACACATGAAAAGGAAGTGA